Part of the Chroogloeocystis siderophila 5.2 s.c.1 genome, ACTTGAACTCCTTAATATATAACCGTTTCAGCTTTCTGCGCGAATCTAGAACACACTAATAATTCGCTGAAGTCATTAGCATATCGTTATTCTGAACGATTCCCTGATAAACACCTACCCACTCGCGCATAGGAATCATTGCGCCTAAGCTGTAGTGCGCTGCATACCCTATGATAATTGAGCCAGCCACCATAGTTGCAAACTTTAACCGCACTTGATAGCCAACTTGCCCCACCTTCTTACCTTGACGGCACTCAGATTCCCATTTCCAAAATCCTGGAAATACTTGACAAGATGCGACAACAGCAACCTTGCTATCGATACAGAGCGCTAAATGATCTTTGTACTCTCGGTAAGTAGGAGTTCCCTGAAGGTTTAGCCAGGGAAGATATTGCAGATATTGAAGAACTTGATGTTCTGAACCATCCTTTTGGTAACGCTCTGATAGCATCCGAGGTTTACCGCGACGAACAGCAGGAAATCGGGAAAGAACAAACGGTGTAGACGATATCCAATCCTCAGAAACTTGCTCATTGCTTCCTATATCAGCGATTGCCAGCTTGAGATCATAACCACGAGCAACTCCAGGTAACTCATACCAATTCTCTAAAGTATAGCTACAAATGCGATAAAGCTTGTAATGGATTCAACGACCAATGATGGCAGGAGTATACAAGCTAGACATTAGCGAGAGTGAAGAAGACCTCAAACGGTTGCTCAGAGAGCAGAAAACCGCCTCTAGTAAAGAACGAGTGCAACTGCTGTATCTGCTCAAAAGTAAACAAGCTGAAACGGTACAGCAGGCAGCACAGTTGTTAGGTCGCAACCGAGTGAGTGTTCAAAAGTGGTTACGACGCTATCGAACTGGTGGATTAGCCGCGATGTTAGAGCGCAAGGTGCCATCGGGTCGTCGCCGGGTTGTGCCAGCCTGGGCAGAAGTTGTGCTGCACAAGCGATTGCAACAGCCTGAGGGGTTTGATGGGTATCAAGCCATTTGTGATTGGTTGGAGACCCAGTTGGAGCTTGAGGTGAAATACAAAACGATGCACAAACTGGTGCACTATCGCCTACAGGCTTCACCGAAAGTGCCGCGTCCGGTGAGTGTGGAACAGTCGGCACGGATGGATGCCTATAAAAAAACTGAGCGAGAACCTCAGTATGCTGGTGTTGTTTGCGCTCTCGGTGCTGGGTGGG contains:
- a CDS encoding helix-turn-helix domain-containing protein gives rise to the protein MMAGVYKLDISESEEDLKRLLREQKTASSKERVQLLYLLKSKQAETVQQAAQLLGRNRVSVQKWLRRYRTGGLAAMLERKVPSGRRRVVPAWAEVVLHKRLQQPEGFDGYQAICDWLETQLELEVKYKTMHKLVHYRLQASPKVPRPVSVEQSARMDAYKKTEREPQYAGVVCALGAGWERHGAVFLQE